In a genomic window of Jaculus jaculus isolate mJacJac1 chromosome 8, mJacJac1.mat.Y.cur, whole genome shotgun sequence:
- the Cpne1 gene encoding copine-1 isoform X1, translating to MAVVIRLQGLPIVAGTMDIRHFFSGLTIPDGGVHIVGGELGEAFIVFATDEDARLGMMRTGGTIKGSKVTLLLSSKTEMQNMIELSRRRFETANLDIPPANASRSGPPPSSGMSSRVNLPTTVPNFNNPSPSVVTATTSVHESNKNIQTFSTASGGTAPPSMGASFGSPTFSSTIPSTASPMNTVPPPPIPPIPAMPSLPPLPSIPPIPVPPPVPTLPPVPPVPPIPPVPSVPPMTPLPPISGMPPLNPPPVAPLPAGMNGSGAPLSLNNNLNPMFLGPLNPVNPIQMNSQSSVKSLPINPDDLYVSVHGMPFSAMENDVREFFHGLRVDAVHLLKDHVGRNNGNGLVKFLSPQDTFEALKRNRMLMIQRYVEVSPATERQWVAAGGHITFKQSMGPSGQAHPPPQTLPRTKSPSGQKRSRSRSPHEAGFCVYLKGLPFEAENKHVIDFFKKLDIVEDSIYIAYGPNGKATGEGFVEFRHEADYKAALCRHKQYMGSRFIQVHPITKKGMLEKIDTIRKRLQNFSYDQREIVLNPEGDANSAKVCAHITNIPFSITKMDVLQFLEGIPVDENAVHVLVDNNGQGLGQALVQFKNEDDARKSEHLHRKKLNGREAFVHVVTLEDMREIEKNPPAQGKKGLKMPVPGNPAVPGMPSVGLPAAGMPAAGLPGAGLPGAGLPGAGLPGAGLPGAGIPSAGIPGPGMPGPGMPGPGIPGPGIPGPGIPGPGIPGPGIPGPGIPGPGMPGPGIPGAGLPSAGGEEHAFLTVGSKEANNGPPFNFPGNFGGSNAFGPPLPPPGLGGAFGDARPGMPSVGNSGLPGLGLEVPGFGGGPNNLSGPAGFGGGPQNFGNGPGSLGGPPGFGNGPPGLGSAPGHLSGPPAFGPGPGPGPIHIGGPPGFGASSGKPGPTIIKVQNMPFTVSIDEILDFFYGYQVIPGSVCLKYNEKGMPTGEAMVAFESRDEATAAVIDLNDRPIGSRKVKLVLG from the coding sequence ATGGCTGTGGTCATCCGTTTGCAAGGTCTCCCAATTGTGGCGGGGACCATGGACATTCGCCACTTCTTCTCTGGATTGACCATCCCCGATGGGGGCGTGCATATTGTAGGGGGTGAACTGGGTGAGGCTTTCATCGTTTTTGCCACTGATGAAGATGCAAGGCTTGGTATGATGCGCACAGGTGGTACAATTAAAGGGTCAAAAGTAACACTGTTGTTGAGTAGTAAAACGGAAATGCAGAATATGATCGAACTGAGTCGTAGGCGTTTTGAAACTGCCAACTTAGATATCCCGCCAGCGAATGCTAGTAGATCAGGACCACCACCTAGCTCAGGAATGAGCAGCAGGGTAAACTTACCCACAACAGTACCCAACTTTAATAATCCTTCGCCAAGTGTAGTTACTGCTACCACTTCTGTTCATGAGAGCAACAAAAACATACAGACATTCTCCACAGCCAGCGGAGGAACTGCTCCTCCAAGTATGGGGGCTTCTTTTGGAAGTCCAACATTCAGCTCAACCATCCCAAGTACAGCTTCTCCAATGAACACAGTCCCACCACCACCAATTCCTCCAATCCCAGCAATGCCATCTTTGCCACCGCTACCATCCATTCCCCCAATACCAGTTCCTCCTCCAGTACCTACCTTGCCTCCTGTGCCTCCTGTGCCCCCTATTCCTCCAGTCCCTTCTGTGCCACCCATGACCCCATTGCCACCCATATCAGGCATGCCACCCTTGAATCCACCACCTGTGGCACCTCTACCTGCTGGAATGAATGGCTCTGGAGCACCTTTGAGTCTGAACAATAACCTGAACCCAATGTTCCTGGGTCCGCTAAATCCTGTTAACCCTATCCAGATGAACTCTCAAAGTAGTGTGAAGTCACTTCCCATCAACCCTGATGATctgtatgtgagtgtgcatggAATGCCCTTTTCTGCGATGGAAAATGATGTCAGAGAGTTTTTCCATGGGCTCCGTGTTGATGCAGTGCATTTGTTAAAAGATCATGTAGGTCGAAATAACGGGAATGGATTGGTTAAGTTTCTCTCCCCTCAAGATACATTTGAAGCCTTGAAACGGAACAGAATGCTGATGATTCAACGATATGTGGAAGTTAGTCCTgccacagagagacaatgggtagcCGCTGGAGGTCATATCACTTTTAAACAAAGTATGGGACCTTCTGGACAAGCTCATCCCCCTCCTCAGACACTTCCAAGGACAAAATCGCCCAGTGGGCAGAAAAGGTCAAGGTCAAGATCACCACATGAGGctggtttttgtgtttatttgaaaGGGCTACCATTCGAAGCAGAAAACAAAcatgtcattgatttttttaagaagttGGATATTGTAGAAGATAGTATTTATATAGCTTATGGACCCAATGGGAAAGCAACTGGTGAAGGCTTTGTGGAATTCAGACATGAGGCTGACTATAAGGCTGCTTTGTGTCGTCATAAACAATACATGGGCAGTCGTTTTATTCAAGTTCACCCAATTACTAAGAAAGGTATGCTAGAAAAGATAGATACAATTCGAAAAAGACTGCAGAATTTCAGCTATGACCAGAGGGAAATAGTGTTAAATCCAGAGGGGGATGCCAACTCTGCCAAAGTCTGTGCCCACATAACAAATATTCCATTCAGCATTACCAAGATGGATGTTCTTCAGTTCCTAGAAGGCATCCCAGTGGATGAAAATGCTGTACATGTTCTTGTTGATAACAATGGGCAAGGTCTAGGACAGGCATTGGTTCAGTTTAAAAATGAAGATGATGCACGGAAGTCTGAACACTTACACCGTAAAAAACTGAATGGGAGAGAAGCTTTTGTTCATGTAGTTACCTTAGAAGATAtgagagaaattgagaaaaatcCCCCAGCCCAAGGAAAAAAGGGATTAAAGATGCCTGTGCCAGGTAATCCTGCAGTGCCAGGAATGCCTAGTGTGGGTTTGCCCGCTGCCGGAATGCCTGCTGCTGGATTGCCAGGTGCCGGATTGCCAGGTGCTGGATTGCCAGGTGCCGGGTTGCCAGGTGCAGGATTGCCTGGTGCTGGaattcccagtgctggaattcctGGCCCTGGAATGCCCGGCCCTGGAATGCCCGGCCCTGGAATACCCGGTCCTGGAATACCTGGTCCCGGAATACCTGGTCCTGGAATACCCGGTCCTGGAATACCTGGTCCCGGAATACCTGGTCCCGGAATGCCCGGTCCCGGAATACCTGGTGCAGGACTTCCTAGTGCAGGAGGTGAAGAGCATGCCTTCCTGACTGTAGGATCAAAGGAAGCCAACAATGGTCCTCCATTTAACTTCCCTGGTAATTTTGGTGGGTCAAATGCCTTTGGGCCACCCCTTCCTCCTCCAGGGCTAGGAGGGGCCTTTGGTGATGCTAGGCCTGGTATGCCTTCAGTTGGAAACAGTGGTTTGCCTGGTTTAGGACTTGAAGTTCCAGGTTTTGGAGGTGGACCAAATAATTTAAGTGGGCCAGCAGGATTTGGAGGGGGTCCTCAGAATTTTGGAAATGGTCCTGGTAGTTTAGGTGGCCCCCctggttttggaaatggccctCCTGGTCTTGGAAGTGCCCCTGGGCAtttgagtgggcctccagcctttgGACCTGGCCCTGGTCCTGGCCCAATCCATATTGGTGGTCCCCCTGGCTTTGGGGCTAGTTCTGGAAAGCCAGGGCCTACAATAATTAAGGTGCAGAACATGCCCTTCACTGTGTCTATTGATGAAATCTTAGATTTCTTTTATGGCTATCAAGTAATACCAGGCTCGGTGTGtttaaaatacaatgaaaaaggGATGCCTACTGGTGAAGCCATGGTGGCGTTTGAATCTCGGGATGAAGCCACTGCTGCTGTCATTGACTTAAATGATAGGCCTATAGGTTCCAGAAAAGTAAAACTGGTGTTAGGGTAG